The following DNA comes from Vibrio gigantis.
CCGAAATGGCGACGTTGCGACAGCCAAAAGGCAGTTCTTTCCTAAGTTCTTTAAGTTTCTTAACAGTTTTCTGATACTCCAAAGTATGGTTAGCTGTAAAAATGTCGTCCGAAATCGGCAGCTCTTTGTATCCCACTAGGGCATACAACTCCCCCACGGGTTTTAGTACCACGGCTTTGATGCTGTGATGATTTATATCTATACCTGTAATTAATGATGAACCCATGTGACCTAGCTCCTGAAGTGCCAAGCATTTCGTTGATTATCTAGGGGTTGTGATTATTAGTTAAATAAGCGTTAATAAACGAAAGCTAAGTTTTTAGCCTAGAGTACAAGGGTTTGCTGCTTATCAGCCTTAACTAATCAGGGATTATCCGGTGAAGTTCATAAAGCGATTATTCATATTTACATTGATTTGCATGATTCTTGGAGTCAGTACAATTTTTGGGTTTTATTACTACGTAAAACCAGAGTTGCCTGATGTTGCCACTTTGCGCGACGTAGAACTCCAAACACCGATGCAAGTCTTCAGTCAAGACGGTAAGTTGATCTCTCAATTTGGTGAAAAGCGTCGCAATCCAGTCACTTATGATGAGATTCCTCGCCACTTAGTTGAGGCTTTGATTGCTACCGAAGATAGCCGTTTCTACGAACACCCAGGTATTGACCCAATCGGTATTACTCGTGCAGCGATCGTGGTTGCTATGTCGGGTTCAGCTAAACAAGGTGCGAGTACCATTACTCAGCAGCTTGCGCGTAACTTCTTCTTATCTAATGAGAAAAAGATCATGCGTAAGATTAAAGAGATCTTCATTGCGATCCACATTGAGCAACTTCTCAGTAAAGAAGAGATCATGGAGCTGTACGTAAACAAGATTTTCCTTGGTCACCGATCGTATGGCTTTGGCGCTGCAGCGCGTGTTTATTTCGGTAAGGATCTTCCCGATCTAACCCTGAGTGAAATTGCTACGCTTGCAGGTATGCCAAAAGCACCTTCTACGATGAACCCTATTTACTCTATTGAGCGTGCAACCAACCGTCGTAACGTGGTATTGCGTCGTATGTTAGACGAGAAGTACATCACTCAAGCAGAGTTCGATGAAGCTCGCAGTGAAGAACTTATCTCGAAATACCACGGTGCAGAGATTGAACTCAGTGCGCCGTACGTTGCAGAAGTTGCACGTGCTTGGATGGTGGAACGCTATGGCGAAGCCGCTTATACATCTGGTATGAAGGTCTACACGACCGTTGATTCAAAACTACAGAAAGCAGCTAACCAAGCCGCGATTAAGAACCTACTTGGCTACGACGAACGTCACGGCTACCGTGGTGCAGAAAAAGTATTGTGGCAAACCGAGCAATCAGCTTGGGATCATGAAAAGATCGTTAAACACCTTAAATCTCAGCCAACCTATGGTGACCTAGTCCCTGCTGTTGTTACTTCAGTTGATTCGAAAAGCGCTCAGGTTTGGGTTAAAAACCAAGGCGAAGGCACTATCGAATGGCAAGGCATGAACTGGGCGCGTAAATTCCTAACAGACAACCGCCAAGGCCCTGCGCCTTCTCAAGCAAAAGAGATTTTAGCTGTTGGTGAACAAGTTTGGGTTCGCCATGAAGCCATCACTGGTGACGAAGTCTCTGATGAGCCTACAGAAGAAGCAACGACGGAAACTGAAACACCTGTTGTGTGGCGACTAAGCCAAGTACCTAATGCGAACACTGCATTTGTGGCAATGAATCCGAACAACGGCGCTGTGTTGTCGATGGTGGGTGGCTTTAACTTCGTTCACAACAAATTCAACCGTGCGACGCAATCTATTCGTCAAGTGGGTTCTGGTATCAAACCTTTCATTTACTCAGCAGCAATTGAGAAAGGTTTAACGTTGGCATCACTGATCAACGATGCGCCGATCAACCAGTGGGATAAGAGTCAAGGTACGGCATGGCGACCAAAGAACTCGCCACCAACTTACGTCGGCCCTACTCGCTTGCGTATTGGCTTAGCTCAATCGAAAAACGTGATGGCGGTACGTGTACTGCGTGAAGTTGGCTTAGATGACACTCGTAACTACCTAACTCGCTTTGGTTTTGATATCGATGAAGTGCCTCGTTCTGAAACTATTGCACTAGGTGCTGGTAGCTTAACGCCAATGAAAGTAGCGCAAGGTTACTCAGTATTCGCGAACGGTGGTTACTACGTTGAACCTTTCTACATCAGCCGCGTTGAGACTCCATTTGGCGAGACTGAGTTTGAAGCAACACCAAAAGTTGTCTGTAAAGAAGATTGCAAACAAACCATCACGACCGATCCAATGGCGGATGAATTTGCCGAGCAAGATGTGGATGCGAAAGTTCAATACGCTCCTCAAGTTATCTCTGAGCAGAACGCATTCCTAGTTCGTGAAATGATGTACAGCAACATCTGGGGCGGCGGTGATTGGAGCGCGGGTACCGGTTGGAATGGTACAGGTTGGCGTGCTCAACCACTGAAACGTCGTGATATTGGCGGAAAAACCGGTACTACCAACGACTCGAAAGATACTTGGTACAGCGGCTACGGCCCAGGCATGGTTGCAACGGTATGGGTTGGCTTTGATAACCACAACCGTAACCTAGGTCGTACTAAAGCGAACTCTAACCTTGGTAAGAACCAGATTACTGGTGCGGAAGCTGGCGCGAAAACAGCAGAGCCTGCATGGGTTGATTTCATGGGGACTGCACTGGCTGGTGTTCCAGCGCAACGCAAAGAGATTCCAGAAAACATCGTTCGCGTTCGTATTGACCGTGATACAGGCTTACTGACCAACAAGTTCGATAGCTCATCAATGTTTGAGTACTTCGAGAAAGGCACAGAGCCTACTGAGTACATCACTGAGCGTTTCAATGATGATATCTACTCCACCTCTTCAGGTGAAACGGTAGAAGAACTGTTCTAGATAGTTTTTTTGAACCTAACGACATGAGCAAATAAAAAGGGTTGATATGAATTCATATCAACCCTTTTTTGTATCTGCTATACGGAGATGAAGCTAAACGACCTTTTCCAATTGAGTGCGAATAGTCTCCGCCAGTTGCTCAAAGCGTCCTTTCAATGGAGAGCCCGGACGGTATGCAACCACAATACGACGTGAAGGCGTTGGGTTTACTGCAGGCACGTAGCACACACCATCTTTCTGCTTTTCCTTTGGTACCGATAACTGAGGTAGCAAGGTAATCCCCGCGCCTGCCGCGACCATGTTACGAAGCGTCTCTAAGCTGGTCGCTTTAAAACGCTCATCATCTTTTGCACCCGCAGCAAAGCAGAACCCTAGAGCTTGGTCTCTTAAACAGTGGCCATCACCAAGTGCTAATACTGTTTGTCCATTGAGTTGAAGCATATCAATGGTGTCTTGCTGAGCCCACTCGTGGTCACATGGAACTGCGACACTTAATGGCTCGTCATACACATCAATCTCTTTGAACACCGCGGTTTCATCAACCGCAGCCAGTACCAAGCAGTCCAGCTTTCCATCTTCCAATTGGCTCACTAATTGATGGGTTTGGGCTTCATGCAGGTACAGCTCTAACTCAGGAAAGCTCTCTTTCAGGTGAGGGACAATCTTAGGCAGAATGTAAGGACCCACGGTTGGGATGAAACCAATGTGCATTGGTCCGGTCATCGCTTCACCGTGTCCACTCGCCATATCCTTAAAAGTCTTCACTTCGTTGAGAATACGCTTAGCTTGTTCAACAAGTTGTAACCCTGATTCTGTAAATATGACCTTCCTTGGACTACGCTCGGTTAACTGAAGTCCGATTTCATCTTCTAGTTTGCGTAT
Coding sequences within:
- a CDS encoding penicillin-binding protein 1A, translating into MKFIKRLFIFTLICMILGVSTIFGFYYYVKPELPDVATLRDVELQTPMQVFSQDGKLISQFGEKRRNPVTYDEIPRHLVEALIATEDSRFYEHPGIDPIGITRAAIVVAMSGSAKQGASTITQQLARNFFLSNEKKIMRKIKEIFIAIHIEQLLSKEEIMELYVNKIFLGHRSYGFGAAARVYFGKDLPDLTLSEIATLAGMPKAPSTMNPIYSIERATNRRNVVLRRMLDEKYITQAEFDEARSEELISKYHGAEIELSAPYVAEVARAWMVERYGEAAYTSGMKVYTTVDSKLQKAANQAAIKNLLGYDERHGYRGAEKVLWQTEQSAWDHEKIVKHLKSQPTYGDLVPAVVTSVDSKSAQVWVKNQGEGTIEWQGMNWARKFLTDNRQGPAPSQAKEILAVGEQVWVRHEAITGDEVSDEPTEEATTETETPVVWRLSQVPNANTAFVAMNPNNGAVLSMVGGFNFVHNKFNRATQSIRQVGSGIKPFIYSAAIEKGLTLASLINDAPINQWDKSQGTAWRPKNSPPTYVGPTRLRIGLAQSKNVMAVRVLREVGLDDTRNYLTRFGFDIDEVPRSETIALGAGSLTPMKVAQGYSVFANGGYYVEPFYISRVETPFGETEFEATPKVVCKEDCKQTITTDPMADEFAEQDVDAKVQYAPQVISEQNAFLVREMMYSNIWGGGDWSAGTGWNGTGWRAQPLKRRDIGGKTGTTNDSKDTWYSGYGPGMVATVWVGFDNHNRNLGRTKANSNLGKNQITGAEAGAKTAEPAWVDFMGTALAGVPAQRKEIPENIVRVRIDRDTGLLTNKFDSSSMFEYFEKGTEPTEYITERFNDDIYSTSSGETVEELF
- the oxyR gene encoding DNA-binding transcriptional regulator OxyR; amino-acid sequence: MNIRDFEYLVALAEHKHFRKAAEACFVSQPTLSGQIRKLEDEIGLQLTERSPRKVIFTESGLQLVEQAKRILNEVKTFKDMASGHGEAMTGPMHIGFIPTVGPYILPKIVPHLKESFPELELYLHEAQTHQLVSQLEDGKLDCLVLAAVDETAVFKEIDVYDEPLSVAVPCDHEWAQQDTIDMLQLNGQTVLALGDGHCLRDQALGFCFAAGAKDDERFKATSLETLRNMVAAGAGITLLPQLSVPKEKQKDGVCYVPAVNPTPSRRIVVAYRPGSPLKGRFEQLAETIRTQLEKVV